A genomic stretch from Dissulfurispira thermophila includes:
- a CDS encoding universal stress protein, which yields MAKISKKIEDLMSAISFAEEGEFNTAKEMLKEQRRVLLAVKKKQMDKRTFRYAINACKRIGAHLDILYISPDEDMDPVLKECLLEIDNEGINYRLMRKSGCIKQEIIEYTNSKKEVIFAITESLKNLDVDCKAKGKRLSDAWQNLKCPLVVVEDGI from the coding sequence ATGGCAAAGATAAGCAAGAAGATCGAAGACTTGATGTCAGCAATCTCATTTGCTGAAGAAGGTGAATTTAATACTGCAAAGGAGATGCTAAAAGAACAAAGAAGGGTGTTGCTGGCTGTGAAGAAAAAACAGATGGATAAGAGGACATTCAGATATGCCATAAATGCCTGTAAAAGGATTGGTGCACATCTGGATATTCTCTATATCTCGCCTGATGAAGACATGGACCCAGTCCTCAAGGAATGCTTACTGGAGATAGACAACGAGGGCATCAACTACAGATTGATGCGCAAGAGCGGATGCATAAAACAAGAAATAATAGAATACACAAATTCAAAAAAGGAGGTTATTTTTGCTATTACAGAATCATTGAAAAACCTTGATGTTGACTGCAAAGCAAAAGGCAAGAGGCTTTCTGATGCATGGCAGAATCTCAAATGTCCTCTTGTTGTGGTTGAAGATGGAATCTGA
- a CDS encoding sigma-54-dependent transcriptional regulator, with protein MLNHAKILIVDDEKIALKNLEHVMKKEGYEVVGTQSGQNALKLLDEQTFDVVLTDLRMEKVDGMQILKRCHELYPDTEVIMITGYATLQSAVDAMKHGAFYYIAKSFKLDEVRKVVKEAIEKVRLKKENAHLREQIEKYQGKVKIITQDANMQRLLDTARQIAPTDCNVLISGESGTGKELLARYIHFNSNRSERPFFAINCGAFTEELLSNELFGHEKGAFTGATTIKNGLIEMASEGTLFLDEITEMPPSMQVKLLRVIQEREVLRLGATKPIKVNVRFIAATNRDIQDAIKNGQFRQDLYFRLNVVSLYIPPLSERKDDIPLLSHYFLKKYTAIMKKDVTDISRDVIALLMNYDFPGNVRELENIIERGVALCTGNVIEIAHLPEDLRELNIRTFRKKDGKIPSLEDQEMAYIKWVLNEVGGNKTIAAQILGIDRVSLWRKLKKYGLENSSSQQSV; from the coding sequence ATGCTAAATCATGCGAAGATACTAATAGTAGATGATGAAAAGATTGCCCTTAAAAACCTCGAACATGTCATGAAAAAGGAGGGCTATGAGGTAGTTGGAACACAGAGCGGACAGAATGCCTTGAAATTATTAGATGAACAAACATTCGATGTTGTGCTTACAGATTTGAGGATGGAAAAGGTTGATGGCATGCAAATATTAAAGCGATGCCATGAGCTTTATCCTGATACAGAGGTAATAATGATAACAGGCTATGCAACACTTCAGTCAGCAGTAGATGCAATGAAGCATGGGGCATTTTATTATATTGCCAAGTCTTTCAAACTCGATGAAGTGAGGAAAGTTGTAAAAGAGGCTATCGAAAAAGTAAGGCTTAAAAAAGAAAATGCCCATCTGCGTGAACAGATAGAAAAATATCAAGGAAAGGTAAAGATAATTACACAGGATGCAAATATGCAAAGGCTTCTTGATACAGCAAGACAAATTGCCCCAACAGACTGTAATGTGCTGATAAGCGGAGAGAGTGGTACAGGCAAAGAATTACTTGCCAGATATATACATTTCAACAGCAATCGCTCAGAAAGACCTTTTTTTGCCATTAATTGTGGTGCATTTACAGAAGAACTTCTGAGTAATGAATTATTCGGTCATGAAAAAGGTGCATTTACAGGTGCAACAACAATTAAAAATGGTCTAATAGAAATGGCATCTGAAGGGACACTGTTTTTAGATGAGATAACAGAGATGCCTCCATCCATGCAAGTTAAGTTATTGAGGGTTATTCAGGAAAGGGAAGTGCTGAGACTCGGAGCAACAAAGCCAATAAAGGTAAATGTAAGATTCATAGCTGCAACAAACAGAGATATTCAGGATGCTATAAAGAACGGACAATTCAGGCAAGACCTTTATTTCAGGCTTAATGTTGTATCACTTTATATCCCACCTCTTTCAGAAAGAAAAGACGACATACCGCTTTTGAGCCATTACTTCCTGAAAAAATATACAGCCATTATGAAAAAAGATGTCACTGACATATCCCGGGATGTAATTGCCCTACTGATGAATTATGACTTCCCCGGAAATGTAAGGGAACTTGAAAATATAATAGAAAGAGGAGTAGCTCTTTGCACAGGAAATGTTATAGAGATAGCCCATTTACCCGAAGACCTTCGAGAATTGAACATAAGAACATTTAGAAAAAAGGATGGCAAGATCCCATCTCTCGAAGATCAGGAAATGGCTTACATTAAGTGGGTGCTAAATGAAGTGGGTGGTAATAAGACCATTGCAGCACAGATACTCGGGATAGACCGTGTATCATTATGGAGAAAACTGAAAAAATACGGGCTGGAAAATAGTAGTAGTCAGCAATCTGTGTAG
- a CDS encoding sensor histidine kinase: protein MFKYQASIRQKITFGYYSILAIIIGLSVFTLIELRSIEKKIIFGEAISEFFDTTLEFRRFEKNYFLYNQNQDYYETIEFTKKAQEILEKNIEGFKTIASVEQISSLKDNLKIYKESMKKYADTSKIHSIQRTLLEGKIRKIGKEITMIAEDISKTERRHLQIMLYNSQSILILSIMSLSLLGIAIGQVLSKMVVRPLKQLENSMEIIADGKFESLQIRSKDREIVSLTNAFNKMLRELELRQRHLVQSEKLKSLGTLLSGVAHELNNPLSNISTSTEILKEEINENDIEHKKELLAQIEEQTDRARNIVRSLLEFSRDKKFKKERIPLKILLEETIRFVKGQVPTRVSINIDISDDIYVIADKQRIQQAFLNLIKNAIESITDDGTISIKAQKQRAIDKIKAETEIYNYLKYRGKCTLEEDTVDIEIKDTGAGIPNELLPKIFDPFFTTKDVGKGSGLGLFIVHEIIEEHDGCIAVDSKVGKGTKFLIRLPIKE, encoded by the coding sequence ATGTTCAAATATCAGGCAAGCATAAGGCAAAAGATTACATTTGGTTACTACTCAATACTCGCCATAATCATAGGGTTGTCTGTATTTACACTGATAGAGCTCAGGTCCATAGAGAAAAAGATAATTTTTGGTGAGGCCATATCAGAGTTTTTCGACACAACACTTGAATTCAGGAGATTCGAAAAAAATTACTTTCTATACAATCAAAATCAGGATTATTACGAAACCATTGAATTTACGAAAAAGGCTCAGGAAATACTCGAAAAAAACATCGAGGGTTTTAAGACAATTGCAAGTGTGGAGCAAATATCATCACTCAAAGATAATCTCAAAATATATAAAGAATCAATGAAAAAATATGCTGACACAAGCAAGATACATAGCATTCAGAGAACTCTATTAGAGGGTAAGATAAGAAAAATAGGCAAAGAAATAACAATGATAGCAGAAGACATATCAAAGACAGAAAGAAGACATCTCCAGATAATGCTGTATAATTCTCAAAGCATTCTCATCCTGTCAATTATGTCCCTGTCGCTTTTGGGTATAGCTATTGGTCAGGTGCTTTCAAAAATGGTTGTAAGACCGCTCAAGCAACTCGAAAACAGCATGGAGATAATTGCTGATGGTAAATTTGAAAGTCTGCAGATAAGGTCAAAAGACCGAGAAATCGTTTCACTGACCAATGCATTTAACAAAATGCTCAGAGAATTGGAATTAAGGCAGAGACATCTTGTGCAATCTGAAAAACTCAAATCCCTCGGGACACTGCTTTCAGGTGTTGCTCATGAACTCAATAATCCATTATCAAATATCTCGACTTCAACAGAGATATTAAAAGAAGAGATCAATGAAAATGATATAGAACACAAAAAAGAACTCTTAGCGCAGATAGAAGAGCAAACAGACAGGGCGCGAAATATAGTCCGCTCATTGCTGGAATTTTCACGCGATAAGAAGTTCAAAAAAGAAAGGATTCCTCTAAAAATCCTATTGGAAGAAACCATTAGATTTGTAAAGGGACAGGTCCCGACAAGAGTGAGTATAAATATAGATATATCTGATGATATTTATGTAATTGCTGATAAACAGAGAATACAGCAAGCATTCCTGAATCTGATAAAAAATGCTATAGAATCCATCACCGATGATGGCACTATATCTATCAAAGCACAGAAACAAAGGGCAATTGATAAGATAAAGGCTGAAACAGAGATATACAACTACCTCAAATACCGCGGCAAGTGTACCCTTGAAGAAGATACAGTTGACATCGAGATAAAAGACACAGGGGCCGGGATACCAAATGAATTATTACCCAAGATATTCGATCCCTTTTTTACTACAAAGGATGTTGGGAAAGGCTCTGGACTCGGTTTATTCATTGTCCACGAAATCATAGAAGAGCACGACGGCTGCATCGCCGTGGACAGCAAGGTAGGAAAAGGGACAAAATTTTTGATAAGATTACCGATAAAGGAGTAA
- a CDS encoding sensor histidine kinase produces the protein MSLKKKITISFLISAFIIAILATFEYINFIEIKKEIRNLELTDTIRSKSLQLRRHEKNFFLYWMPKTVEESGAIHKYLNELNAIVDNNLASDKTGKLSYLKKRIKEYGERFNKIESSVKDLIEEFEKIKDSYARYYKFFPLIESTFLERPHHAAEFLEKVFLLPPRHKIITGLRELYSDIQILRKNGEDILIISKDLDKVARDNAERFIRISQIAILIVFPLFFIVGIGTLFIISSNVVNRLRLLINIVEETWKGDYSHIPVLSQKARFLGNLRIFSGESDEVDILIRKFNGMENELSQREEELNRKNKELLQSRKLAAIGTLASGVAHELNNPLNNIYISAQVLMKEVGSSCSLTVRETVNDILGQTLRVKGIVSDLLEFAKGKELQMREVELKELIMGAYKLVSTAADTGMINFIVHQDLEEIKIFADPEQMERVFINLFTNAIDAMSGKGDLTVKIARDKEFIRIRISDTGKGLPADTVEKIFEPFYTTKDRGTGLGLAIVYNIIKKHGGDITVYSEEGRGTTFIITLPQSHHRS, from the coding sequence ATGTCACTTAAGAAAAAAATAACCATAAGTTTTTTAATCAGTGCGTTTATTATTGCCATACTCGCAACATTCGAATACATCAATTTCATTGAGATAAAAAAAGAGATAAGGAACCTCGAGCTTACTGACACAATAAGAAGCAAATCCCTTCAATTGAGAAGGCACGAAAAAAATTTCTTCCTTTACTGGATGCCGAAAACTGTTGAGGAGTCAGGAGCTATTCATAAATATCTTAATGAGCTAAATGCTATTGTTGACAATAACCTTGCAAGCGATAAGACAGGCAAACTTTCCTATCTCAAGAAACGAATAAAGGAGTATGGCGAGAGATTCAATAAAATAGAATCTTCAGTAAAAGACCTGATAGAAGAGTTCGAAAAAATAAAGGACTCATATGCCAGATACTATAAATTCTTTCCGCTCATAGAATCGACCTTTCTGGAGAGGCCGCACCATGCAGCGGAATTTTTAGAAAAGGTTTTTTTATTGCCGCCCAGGCACAAAATCATTACTGGACTCAGAGAGCTATATTCAGATATACAGATCCTTAGAAAAAACGGAGAAGATATACTTATCATCTCAAAGGATCTGGATAAGGTTGCCAGAGACAATGCAGAGAGGTTTATTCGTATATCGCAAATAGCAATTCTTATAGTCTTCCCCCTGTTCTTCATTGTGGGGATTGGAACTCTTTTTATTATAAGTAGCAATGTTGTCAATCGTCTGAGGCTGCTTATAAATATTGTAGAAGAAACATGGAAGGGGGATTACTCTCATATACCTGTTTTGTCTCAGAAAGCAAGGTTTTTAGGAAATCTAAGGATTTTTAGCGGTGAAAGTGATGAAGTGGATATTCTTATTAGAAAATTTAATGGCATGGAGAATGAACTATCTCAGAGAGAAGAAGAGCTCAACAGAAAAAATAAAGAATTGCTTCAGTCCAGGAAACTGGCAGCTATAGGGACACTGGCATCAGGTGTTGCCCATGAACTAAACAATCCCCTTAATAATATCTATATATCAGCACAGGTGCTTATGAAGGAAGTAGGCAGTAGTTGTTCTCTTACTGTAAGAGAGACAGTGAATGATATACTTGGTCAGACATTAAGGGTAAAGGGGATTGTGTCAGATCTCCTGGAATTTGCAAAAGGTAAGGAACTGCAGATGAGAGAGGTAGAATTGAAGGAGCTTATAATGGGTGCATATAAACTGGTGAGCACTGCCGCTGATACAGGAATGATAAATTTTATTGTCCATCAGGATTTAGAGGAGATAAAAATATTCGCAGACCCTGAACAGATGGAAAGGGTCTTTATAAACCTCTTTACCAATGCCATTGATGCAATGAGCGGCAAAGGTGACCTGACTGTAAAGATAGCGAGAGATAAAGAATTTATCAGAATAAGAATATCAGATACAGGCAAGGGATTGCCAGCGGATACTGTGGAAAAGATATTCGAACCATTTTATACTACAAAGGACAGAGGCACGGGTCTTGGACTCGCTATTGTATATAATATCATCAAAAAACACGGTGGTGATATTACTGTTTACAGCGAAGAAGGTAGAGGAACAACATTTATTATTACATTGCCCCAAAGCCACCATAGATCATAG
- a CDS encoding sulfite exporter TauE/SafE family protein, with product MYLYLPVALTSINILIPICLGLAVGLLSGLFGVGGGFLMTPLLIMFGIPSTVAAATDSNQIVAASTSGTYAHWKVGNVDFKMGFHLLIGGFIGGLVGVQAIKILRAMGNADFVIKMTYVLMLGIVGTYMFIESLQSMKKSHKKDHPLPTESTVKQSVTASFLKSLPFQTHYEKSGVTHSAIIPIAFGGFVGVLAAVMGVGGGFLMVPVMVYILRMPMHVVVGTSLFQILFNCIEVTFLQAYTNHNVDFILAVLLLLGSTVGAQIGAVFGRKLKGEQLKIILAVIVLIVTVKIVLDLTLTPSLLLGQAGGH from the coding sequence ATGTATCTTTATTTGCCTGTAGCTTTAACGAGTATTAATATCTTAATCCCCATATGTCTTGGTCTTGCTGTGGGGCTGCTTTCAGGGCTTTTTGGGGTTGGCGGAGGTTTTTTGATGACACCACTGCTGATCATGTTTGGCATACCATCAACAGTGGCAGCAGCTACTGATTCAAATCAGATCGTTGCTGCATCAACATCAGGGACATATGCACACTGGAAAGTAGGTAATGTAGATTTCAAGATGGGATTTCATCTTCTTATCGGAGGATTTATCGGAGGTCTTGTAGGCGTTCAAGCCATTAAAATCTTAAGGGCAATGGGAAATGCAGACTTTGTAATAAAGATGACATATGTACTGATGCTCGGGATAGTGGGTACATACATGTTTATAGAAAGCTTGCAAAGCATGAAGAAATCGCATAAAAAAGACCATCCCCTACCCACTGAATCCACTGTAAAACAATCTGTTACAGCCTCATTCCTCAAATCATTGCCGTTTCAGACGCATTACGAAAAATCAGGTGTTACTCATTCGGCAATTATCCCTATTGCCTTTGGAGGCTTTGTTGGGGTTTTAGCAGCGGTTATGGGAGTTGGAGGGGGTTTTTTAATGGTGCCAGTCATGGTTTATATTCTTAGAATGCCAATGCATGTTGTAGTGGGCACGAGCCTTTTTCAGATATTGTTTAATTGCATCGAGGTGACTTTCCTTCAGGCATATACAAACCATAATGTTGATTTCATCCTTGCAGTGTTGCTTTTACTGGGTTCTACAGTGGGTGCACAGATTGGAGCTGTGTTTGGGAGGAAACTTAAAGGCGAGCAATTGAAAATAATCCTTGCAGTAATAGTGCTTATTGTGACGGTGAAAATAGTCCTTGATCTTACATTAACCCCATCTTTGCTGCTCGGACAAGCGGGAGGACACTGA
- a CDS encoding universal stress protein, translated as MLVAIDGSESSMHALKESFKLARNEKSWITVVSVVPEYRGDLDLVAVGNIMSSMKKPCEDALQKAYELAKAEGILIKTVCEEGEPYERIIDIANAENCELIVMGRRGLSRLERVLMGSVTARVIGHSPIDILIVPLDAEIGWQRILVATDGSIYSKAAADRALDFAFQYGGQLIVVSVVDVPIEFYGEAPGAVEDLIKRAKEYTEDVKRRAESAGIKAAVFVREGETYKTILDIAKEQNADTIVMGSHGRTGLKRLLMGSVTEKVIGYASCPVLVVKG; from the coding sequence ATGTTAGTAGCAATTGATGGCTCTGAATCAAGTATGCATGCATTAAAGGAATCTTTCAAGCTTGCCAGAAATGAGAAGAGTTGGATAACCGTTGTTTCTGTGGTGCCTGAGTATAGAGGTGACCTCGACCTTGTAGCTGTTGGAAATATTATGTCCTCGATGAAGAAGCCGTGTGAAGATGCACTTCAAAAGGCTTATGAACTTGCAAAGGCAGAAGGTATCCTGATAAAAACTGTGTGCGAAGAAGGTGAGCCATATGAAAGGATTATTGATATTGCTAACGCTGAGAACTGCGAACTCATTGTAATGGGTAGAAGGGGACTATCAAGACTTGAGAGAGTGCTCATGGGAAGCGTTACTGCAAGAGTCATAGGTCATAGTCCAATAGATATTCTCATTGTTCCGCTTGATGCAGAAATAGGATGGCAGAGGATTTTGGTGGCGACTGATGGCTCTATATACAGTAAGGCTGCTGCTGATAGGGCATTGGACTTTGCCTTTCAATATGGTGGACAACTTATAGTGGTCTCTGTTGTTGATGTGCCTATAGAATTTTATGGCGAGGCACCCGGTGCTGTGGAAGACCTGATAAAGAGGGCAAAGGAATATACAGAAGATGTGAAAAGACGGGCAGAGTCAGCGGGTATAAAAGCGGCAGTATTTGTAAGGGAAGGAGAAACCTATAAGACTATACTTGATATTGCAAAAGAGCAGAATGCAGATACGATAGTAATGGGATCTCACGGAAGGACAGGATTGAAAAGACTCCTTATGGGTAGCGTAACAGAAAAGGTCATTGGTTATGCATCCTGTCCTGTGCTTGTGGTAAAGGGGTGA
- a CDS encoding sigma-54-dependent transcriptional regulator, with product MIFKILVAEDEEITLKHLVNTLKKEGYDVLGTKNGREALDAMSKEQFDVLITDIKMPEMNGIELLGRAKEIDPEIEVMIITGFGSIGSAVEAMKKGAYDYITKPFDLDELIIKVRNIHERKVLRKENKALKAYFAMNKRVSIIAKSKSMQHILETVENIKDSDCNVLITGETGVGKSLIAKIIHFTSRRQNMPFLSINCATLTEELLASELFGHERGAFTGAVRSKQGLVEVADKGTLFLDEISEMTTNLQAKLLKVIEEGEFYRVGGTRPIKVDVRFIAATNQDVRTAIQEGRFREDLYYRLNVMEIFIPPLRDRREDIEPLANYLLKKHLLEANKKIKGFTKEAMDVLMNYSFPGNVRELENIIERAIILERTDMIRHESLPQTLRVFHIETFEPEKIKPLNEITKEYAERIVEFFGGNKSKAAEVLGISRTSLWRILKGEEIP from the coding sequence ATGATATTCAAGATTCTTGTGGCAGAAGATGAAGAGATAACATTAAAACATCTCGTAAATACACTCAAGAAGGAAGGTTACGATGTTTTAGGCACGAAAAATGGTCGGGAGGCATTGGATGCTATGTCAAAGGAGCAGTTCGATGTCCTTATAACAGATATAAAGATGCCTGAAATGAACGGTATCGAGCTACTTGGAAGGGCAAAAGAGATTGACCCTGAAATAGAGGTCATGATAATTACAGGCTTTGGAAGCATTGGCTCAGCAGTGGAGGCTATGAAAAAAGGAGCGTATGATTATATAACAAAGCCTTTTGACCTTGATGAACTTATTATAAAGGTAAGGAATATCCACGAACGAAAAGTTCTCAGAAAGGAAAACAAGGCTCTAAAGGCATATTTTGCTATGAACAAAAGGGTGTCTATTATTGCAAAGAGTAAGAGTATGCAACATATACTGGAGACTGTAGAGAATATCAAGGATTCGGATTGTAATGTACTTATTACAGGCGAAACAGGTGTTGGCAAGAGTCTAATTGCAAAGATAATCCATTTTACAAGTAGAAGACAGAACATGCCATTTCTCTCTATAAACTGTGCAACACTTACAGAGGAACTCCTTGCCAGTGAACTTTTTGGCCATGAACGAGGTGCATTTACTGGTGCTGTAAGGAGTAAACAAGGACTCGTTGAAGTAGCTGATAAGGGGACATTATTTCTTGACGAGATCTCTGAGATGACCACGAATCTTCAAGCAAAACTCCTTAAGGTTATTGAAGAGGGAGAGTTTTATAGGGTTGGAGGCACAAGGCCAATTAAAGTTGATGTGAGATTCATTGCTGCGACAAACCAGGATGTAAGGACTGCGATACAAGAGGGAAGATTCAGGGAAGACCTGTATTACAGACTGAATGTTATGGAAATATTTATACCACCTTTAAGGGACAGGAGAGAAGACATAGAACCTCTTGCCAATTATCTCCTGAAAAAACATCTATTAGAGGCGAACAAAAAAATAAAGGGCTTTACAAAAGAGGCAATGGATGTACTCATGAATTACAGTTTCCCGGGTAATGTAAGAGAACTCGAAAACATTATTGAAAGGGCAATAATCCTTGAAAGGACTGATATGATAAGGCATGAAAGCCTTCCGCAGACTCTTAGAGTCTTTCATATAGAGACCTTTGAACCTGAAAAGATAAAGCCCTTGAATGAAATAACAAAGGAATATGCAGAGAGGATTGTAGAATTCTTTGGAGGCAATAAGTCAAAGGCTGCAGAGGTGTTAGGCATATCCAGGACAAGCCTCTGGAGGATACTCAAGGGCGAAGAGATACCCTGA
- a CDS encoding TIGR02186 family protein, with amino-acid sequence MNRKFQTSNFKLFIYISLFLLILAGQAFADLTVDANHSHIKIDFFYHGSTMSVRGTSDPGVDLIIKLSSPEGHETLKQKGKVAGVLWMNVGTLNIEDVPGVYFLHSTKRIEDILNAEEMQKYVIGYAALAKHIRINPIANNEDKDRWFKEFVKFKENSKLYSTSTGKISFTEKDGKGSYYILTDWPYQVPPGIYTVTVYAVKDRHVVETAQTNIMVEQVGIVRTLASMAKNNGAVYGIISIVVALIAGFGVGIIFRKGGGAH; translated from the coding sequence ATGAATCGCAAATTTCAAACTTCGAATTTTAAATTATTTATTTACATCTCTTTATTCTTGCTTATACTTGCAGGTCAGGCATTTGCTGATCTGACTGTGGATGCAAATCACAGCCATATAAAGATAGATTTTTTCTATCACGGAAGCACGATGAGCGTTAGAGGGACTTCTGATCCGGGAGTTGATCTCATAATCAAGCTATCCTCACCTGAAGGGCATGAGACACTGAAGCAAAAGGGAAAGGTGGCTGGTGTCTTATGGATGAATGTTGGGACATTGAATATAGAAGATGTGCCTGGTGTGTATTTTCTTCACAGCACAAAGAGGATAGAAGACATATTGAATGCAGAAGAAATGCAAAAGTATGTCATTGGCTATGCTGCACTGGCAAAACACATAAGAATAAATCCTATTGCCAATAATGAAGACAAGGACAGATGGTTTAAAGAGTTTGTGAAGTTCAAGGAAAACTCAAAGCTATACTCTACTTCCACAGGAAAAATATCTTTCACAGAGAAAGATGGCAAGGGTAGTTATTATATTCTCACTGACTGGCCGTATCAGGTGCCTCCGGGAATATATACTGTTACGGTATATGCAGTGAAAGATAGACATGTTGTAGAGACCGCACAGACAAATATAATGGTCGAACAGGTAGGTATTGTTAGAACACTTGCCAGTATGGCAAAAAATAATGGTGCTGTATATGGGATCATATCGATTGTTGTAGCACTAATAGCAGGTTTTGGTGTTGGAATAATATTCAGGAAAGGTGGAGGCGCACATTAG
- a CDS encoding sulfite exporter TauE/SafE family protein, whose translation MHDIAQTVSNFVDLNWMNMTYLFLVGFVGGLVSGFIGSGGAFVLTPGMMSMGVPGLVAVASNMCHKFPKALVGAIKRAKYGQVDVKLGIVLGVSAEAGVLYGAHIQEGIKKAFGDAGSNLYVSVAFVVILAVVGSFVLRDAWKTYKSGASNEAEKVTKIAKWVQSINIPGTMVYFKSLNAKISILFTIPLGFATGMLAATIAVGGFIGVPSMIYVLGAPSLMASATELVIAFVMGLGGSFKYAMHGLVDIRLSMIILGGSLFGIQLGAIGTTYVKPYMIKMVMGVIMVIVLFSRALMVPVYMSQLNLIGQLSETTMKSLKSTSFAIMIFALALGAFIILRAIWQGRRAEKLSAQEAVIHGKV comes from the coding sequence ATGCACGACATAGCACAGACAGTATCAAATTTTGTTGATCTCAACTGGATGAATATGACCTATCTCTTTCTGGTAGGTTTTGTAGGTGGCCTCGTAAGCGGGTTTATCGGTTCAGGCGGTGCATTTGTGCTTACGCCCGGCATGATGAGCATGGGTGTGCCAGGGCTTGTAGCTGTAGCATCGAACATGTGTCACAAGTTTCCAAAGGCACTTGTTGGTGCAATTAAGAGGGCAAAGTATGGTCAGGTGGATGTAAAACTTGGAATAGTGCTTGGTGTTTCTGCAGAGGCCGGGGTTTTGTATGGTGCTCATATTCAAGAGGGCATTAAAAAGGCATTTGGTGATGCTGGTTCAAATCTTTATGTTAGTGTTGCCTTTGTAGTGATACTTGCTGTTGTAGGAAGTTTTGTGCTAAGGGATGCATGGAAGACATATAAGTCTGGGGCTTCTAATGAAGCAGAGAAAGTCACAAAGATTGCTAAATGGGTGCAGTCAATTAACATTCCCGGTACGATGGTTTATTTCAAAAGCCTCAATGCAAAGATTTCTATATTGTTTACTATTCCCCTTGGATTTGCTACAGGGATGCTTGCAGCAACAATTGCAGTGGGTGGATTTATAGGTGTTCCTTCTATGATATATGTACTTGGTGCGCCAAGCCTCATGGCATCTGCAACTGAGTTAGTAATAGCCTTTGTTATGGGATTAGGAGGTTCATTCAAATATGCAATGCACGGGCTGGTTGATATAAGACTTTCAATGATTATACTTGGCGGCTCTCTATTTGGTATTCAGTTAGGTGCTATTGGAACGACATATGTAAAACCTTATATGATAAAGATGGTCATGGGTGTTATCATGGTGATAGTCCTATTCAGTCGTGCCTTAATGGTTCCTGTATATATGTCTCAACTCAACTTGATTGGACAACTAAGTGAGACCACAATGAAGTCATTGAAGAGCACAAGCTTTGCTATCATGATATTTGCATTGGCACTTGGTGCATTTATAATATTAAGGGCAATCTGGCAAGGGCGAAGGGCAGAAAAATTATCTGCACAGGAGGCAGTGATTCATGGTAAAGTATAA